In Zingiber officinale cultivar Zhangliang chromosome 3B, Zo_v1.1, whole genome shotgun sequence, a single window of DNA contains:
- the LOC121967693 gene encoding transmembrane protein 45B-like, with protein MGTMVGHVAPGFGFLVIGLWHLFNHVRLRSVRPASYASLPWFPAGAGKLRHLELHLIALGSLASISMELVIGPEKHQPFDDDGSIPSNHLHNFEHAAISLALLVYAVLGVALDRLRAPLRDELTMLLAAAAFAQQLLMFHLHSADHMGVEGQYHRLLQTVIAVSLATALLAVARPRSFLISFVRSASIAFQGVWFVVMGFMLWTPGLISKGCFMNLEEGHRVVRCHTTEALDRAKSLVNLQFSWFMTAFVVFCVLFYLLVTRAYPEEPRYLPVVKEEGGSHDEEEEEMDLESQKLMESASFARMGKGLIRAMELER; from the coding sequence ATGGGGACTATGGTCGGTCATGTGGCACCGGGGTTCGGGTTCTTGGTCATCGGCCTCTGGCACCTCTTCAACCACGTGCGGCTCCGCTCGGTGCGCCCCGCCTCGTACGCCTCCCTCCCCTGGTTCCCGGCCGGAGCCGGCAAGCTCCGCCACTTGGAGCTCCACCTCATCGCCCTCGGCAGCCTCGCCTCCATCTCCATGGAGCTCGTCATCGGCCCTGAGAAGCACCAGCCCTTCGACGACGACGGCTCCATCCCCTCCAACCACCTCCACAACTTCGAGCACGCCGCCATCTCCCTCGCCCTGTTAGTCTACGCCGTCCTCGGCGTCGCCCTCGACCGCCTCCGCGCGCCGCTGCGCGACGAGCTCACGATGCTGCTGGCGGCCGCCGCCTTCGCGCAGCAGCTGCTGATGTTCCACCTCCACTCCGCGGACCACATGGGCGTGGAAGGGCAGTACCACCGGCTGCTGCAGACCGTTATCGCCGTCTCGCTGGCCACCGCCCTTTTGGCCGTGGCCCGCCCGAGGAGCTTCCTGATCAGCTTCGTGAGGTCGGCCAGCATCGCCTTCCAAGGGGTGTGGTTCGTGGTCATGGGGTTCATGCTGTGGACGCCGGGCCTCATCTCCAAGGGGTGCTTCATGAACCTGGAGGAGGGCCACCGGGTCGTGCGCTGCCACACCACGGAGGCGCTCGACCGGGCCAAGTCGCTGGTCAACCTCCAGTTCAGCTGGTTCATGACCGCCTTCGTCGTTTTCTGCGTCCTCTTCTATCTGCTCGTCACCAGGGCCTATCCGGAGGAGCCACGGTACCTTCCCGTGGTCAAGGAAGAAGGCGGATCCCACgacgaggaggaagaggagatggACTTGGAATCGCAGAAGCTGATGGAATCTGCGAGCTTCGCCCGTATGGGAAAAGGACTCATCAGGGCTATGGAGCTCGAGAGGTAA